In Ancylothrix sp. D3o, the following are encoded in one genomic region:
- the frr gene encoding ribosome recycling factor, producing MKLAEVESQMEKGVESTQRAFNTIRTGRANSSLLDKVMVEYYGTPTALKSLANISTPDATTIAIQPYDRSSLSLIEKAISLSDVGLTPSNDGSVIRLNIPPLTSERRKELVKIAAKYAEEGKVSIRNIRRDAVDSVRKQEKSSEITEDEARDLQDKIQKMTDKYIAKVEKLLADKEKDITTV from the coding sequence GTGAAGTTAGCTGAAGTTGAAAGTCAGATGGAAAAAGGCGTTGAGTCAACTCAACGAGCCTTTAATACGATTCGCACCGGCAGGGCAAATTCTTCTTTGCTTGATAAGGTGATGGTGGAGTATTACGGAACTCCAACGGCGCTGAAGTCTTTGGCGAATATTAGTACGCCTGATGCAACTACAATTGCAATTCAACCTTATGACCGCTCTTCGCTGTCTTTGATTGAAAAGGCTATTTCTCTGTCGGATGTGGGGTTGACTCCTAGTAATGATGGGTCGGTGATTCGGTTGAATATTCCGCCTTTGACAAGCGAACGCCGTAAGGAACTGGTTAAGATTGCGGCTAAGTATGCTGAGGAAGGTAAGGTTTCTATTCGCAATATCCGCCGCGATGCGGTTGATTCTGTCCGCAAGCAAGAAAAATCTAGCGAAATCACCGAAGATGAAGCGCGGGATTTGCAAGATAAAATTCAAAAAATGACGGATAAGTACATCGCTAAGGTTGAGAAGTTACTAGCAGACAAGGAAAAGGATATTACGACTGTGTAA
- a CDS encoding stage II sporulation protein M: MNIQRWISRREANWKRLDGLLSRVEKKGIKSLQAAEIQEMASLYRSVSADLARARTNQVGETIVRDLQALTSRSYSQIYQGSRRQEWQAVREFYLWGFPAIVRQTWAYTAIATGIFLLGVLIAWWYAWNDPGFMPLMVPESMISQVRDRGELWMGSIIGIEPVASSSIMVNNIGVAFRAVAGGITAGIYTIFILFFNGLLIGAVATLVGQNNLAYPFWAFVFPHGSLELPAIFFAGGAGLLIARGLLLPGKFRLGDSLKFYGYQAAQLVFGIVPMLFVAGIIEGFISPSPVIPEPLKYLLGVSLFVGLVSYCLRRPDAKKMGFSEI, from the coding sequence ATGAATATTCAGCGCTGGATTTCACGGCGGGAAGCAAACTGGAAGCGTTTAGATGGGCTGTTGAGTCGGGTAGAAAAAAAGGGAATTAAATCTCTACAAGCTGCCGAAATTCAGGAAATGGCGAGTTTATATCGTTCTGTTTCGGCAGATTTGGCGCGGGCACGGACGAATCAAGTGGGTGAGACAATTGTGAGAGATTTGCAGGCTCTCACCTCACGGAGTTATAGTCAAATTTACCAGGGTTCGCGCCGGCAAGAGTGGCAAGCAGTACGGGAGTTTTATTTGTGGGGTTTTCCGGCGATTGTTAGGCAAACATGGGCTTATACGGCGATTGCAACGGGGATTTTTTTGTTGGGGGTGTTGATTGCTTGGTGGTATGCGTGGAATGATCCGGGGTTTATGCCGCTAATGGTGCCTGAGTCAATGATATCTCAAGTGAGAGACCGGGGGGAGTTATGGATGGGGTCGATTATTGGGATAGAGCCGGTGGCTTCTAGTAGTATTATGGTCAATAATATTGGGGTGGCATTTCGAGCGGTTGCGGGGGGAATTACGGCGGGCATTTATACAATTTTTATTTTATTTTTTAACGGGTTGCTGATAGGGGCAGTGGCGACTTTGGTAGGGCAAAATAATTTAGCTTATCCGTTTTGGGCGTTTGTTTTTCCTCATGGATCTTTGGAGTTACCGGCTATTTTTTTTGCTGGGGGTGCGGGTTTATTAATTGCGCGGGGGCTTTTGCTTCCTGGCAAGTTTCGTTTGGGTGATTCTTTGAAATTTTATGGTTATCAGGCGGCGCAACTTGTGTTTGGAATTGTGCCGATGTTGTTTGTGGCGGGAATTATTGAGGGGTTTATTTCTCCTTCGCCGGTTATTCCTGAACCTCTTAAATATTTGCTTGGGGTGAGTTTGTTTGTGGGTTTGGTGAGTTATTGTTTGCGCCGGCCTGATGCAAAGAAAATGGGTTTCTCAGAAATATAA
- a CDS encoding RDD family protein, translating to MRFFNRITLQTPESVELEFTLGGIGNRTLALLIDYFLWILTLLILFFIWIVFSYQFIDLISQVVSINKIQQWLTAIYIVFNFAVYVGYFVFFETLWQGQTPGKRITKIRVIRDDGRSVGLPQAALRSLLRPIDDILFIGMLLIIFTPREKRLGDFLAGTVVVCEETTTKSADFPISEPAQNLAPKLIEVANISALLPDDFAILREYLQRRKKMKPQAKDELSRQLAAQVKTIISLEKVPDKVSAEQFLEAVYLAYQQQ from the coding sequence ATGCGATTTTTTAACCGAATCACTCTGCAAACTCCCGAAAGCGTAGAACTCGAATTTACCCTAGGCGGTATTGGCAATCGCACCCTCGCCTTACTCATTGATTATTTTCTGTGGATTCTCACGCTTTTAATCTTATTCTTCATTTGGATCGTTTTTTCCTATCAATTCATCGATCTGATCAGCCAAGTCGTAAGTATCAATAAAATACAACAGTGGTTAACCGCCATTTATATCGTCTTCAATTTTGCTGTTTACGTCGGCTATTTTGTCTTTTTTGAAACCCTCTGGCAAGGGCAAACCCCCGGCAAACGCATCACCAAAATCCGCGTTATTCGAGATGATGGGCGCAGTGTTGGCTTACCTCAAGCCGCCCTCCGCTCCCTCCTGCGTCCCATTGACGATATATTATTTATCGGAATGTTGTTAATTATCTTCACACCACGAGAAAAACGCCTCGGAGACTTTCTCGCCGGCACCGTTGTAGTCTGCGAAGAAACCACCACAAAATCCGCCGATTTTCCTATATCTGAACCGGCCCAAAATCTCGCCCCAAAATTAATAGAAGTTGCCAATATTTCCGCCCTCTTACCCGATGATTTTGCCATCCTTCGGGAATATTTACAACGGCGAAAAAAAATGAAACCCCAAGCCAAAGACGAATTAAGCCGGCAACTCGCAGCCCAAGTTAAAACAATCATTTCCCTTGAAAAAGTCCCCGACAAAGTAAGCGCCGAACAATTCCTAGAAGCCGTCTATCTCGCCTATCAACAACAGTAG
- a CDS encoding geranylgeranyl reductase family protein, with the protein MFDCIIVGAGPAGGTAAYHLAKRGRKVLVLEKEALPRYKPCSGAVSPMIAQWFDFDFSPAISLKTNQIRCTWKMDDPVDVTLNISEPIWMVKRDVFDNFLIEQAKGQGAEVQDKTEVTGIEFKNGSWQVKTTTGTLEGRFLIAADGAKGTLSKLLGFKERKKRMGVSWEIPATVSPENAVINFEFGLSKNGFVWNFPKADGYSVGTATFVGGEPKDFNGPLSEYGEGLRLSGGTKYTHPLCLWDGNQKLHTQNAVLAGEAAAVVDPFTAEGIRPSMFSALKAADAVDAALGGDDKALEKYTQIMQDEWGSDMVWAQRLGGVFFKIPGIAYKVGVRRPAATQTLGKVLCGDLRYGDIADRAIKKLSKSLIPGMGG; encoded by the coding sequence ATGTTTGATTGCATTATTGTGGGTGCTGGCCCTGCCGGTGGAACGGCGGCTTATCATTTGGCTAAGCGGGGTCGCAAGGTTTTGGTGTTGGAAAAGGAGGCTTTACCCCGTTATAAGCCTTGTAGTGGTGCTGTTTCTCCGATGATTGCTCAGTGGTTTGATTTTGATTTTTCTCCGGCGATTTCGCTTAAAACAAATCAAATTCGCTGTACTTGGAAAATGGACGATCCGGTGGATGTGACGCTGAATATCTCGGAACCGATCTGGATGGTGAAGCGTGATGTTTTTGATAATTTTTTGATTGAACAAGCAAAAGGTCAAGGGGCTGAAGTTCAAGATAAAACTGAAGTTACGGGAATTGAATTTAAAAATGGCTCTTGGCAGGTAAAAACAACGACTGGAACTTTGGAAGGTCGGTTTTTGATTGCAGCAGATGGCGCTAAGGGTACTCTTTCTAAATTGCTGGGTTTTAAGGAACGCAAAAAGCGGATGGGGGTTTCTTGGGAAATACCGGCTACCGTTTCTCCTGAAAATGCGGTGATTAATTTTGAGTTTGGTTTGAGCAAAAATGGCTTTGTTTGGAATTTTCCCAAGGCTGATGGCTATTCTGTGGGTACTGCTACTTTTGTCGGTGGGGAACCAAAAGATTTTAATGGCCCTTTGTCTGAGTATGGTGAGGGTTTAAGGTTGAGTGGCGGTACGAAATATACACATCCTCTTTGTTTGTGGGATGGTAATCAAAAATTACATACCCAAAATGCTGTGCTGGCTGGGGAGGCGGCGGCGGTTGTTGATCCGTTTACGGCTGAGGGTATTCGTCCTTCTATGTTTAGTGCTCTTAAGGCGGCTGATGCTGTGGATGCGGCTTTGGGTGGGGATGATAAGGCTTTGGAAAAATACACTCAAATTATGCAGGATGAATGGGGTTCTGATATGGTTTGGGCTCAACGTTTAGGCGGTGTGTTTTTCAAAATACCCGGTATTGCGTACAAAGTGGGGGTAAGACGACCGGCTGCTACGCAAACTTTGGGTAAGGTTTTGTGTGGTGATTTGCGTTATGGCGATATTGCTGATCGGGCTATTAAAAAGTTGAGTAAGAGTTTAATTCCTGGTATGGGTGGTTAG
- a CDS encoding thioredoxin family protein, which produces MTATPLGAYAPDFELPGTDEQVHHLARYLEEFRAVVVVFMCNHCPYVRWYLNRLKQIQADFEAQGVKLIGINANDAVQYPDDSFENMKTFAAENSLNFPYIRDVTQDVAHCFGAEKTPEVFLLDAGGVVCYRGQIDDNANDEQAVTVEYLRNAISQLLAGEPVSIPQTEPVGCSVKWRQ; this is translated from the coding sequence ATGACGGCTACTCCCCTTGGCGCCTACGCTCCTGATTTTGAACTGCCCGGAACTGATGAACAAGTGCATCATTTAGCTCGTTATTTGGAGGAATTTCGAGCGGTGGTGGTGGTTTTTATGTGTAATCACTGTCCTTATGTGCGCTGGTATTTAAACCGGCTTAAACAAATTCAAGCGGATTTTGAAGCGCAAGGGGTAAAGTTGATCGGCATTAATGCTAATGATGCTGTTCAGTATCCCGATGACAGTTTTGAGAACATGAAAACTTTTGCTGCCGAAAATTCTCTTAATTTTCCCTACATTCGGGATGTGACGCAGGATGTGGCGCATTGTTTTGGGGCGGAAAAAACGCCAGAAGTGTTTTTGCTGGATGCCGGTGGGGTGGTTTGTTATCGCGGTCAAATAGATGATAATGCCAATGATGAGCAAGCTGTGACGGTGGAGTATCTGCGAAACGCTATCAGCCAACTGCTGGCCGGTGAGCCGGTGAGTATTCCCCAAACTGAGCCGGTGGGTTGTTCGGTGAAGTGGCGACAGTAG
- the pyrH gene encoding UMP kinase: protein MGIVYQRILLKLSGEALMGDLGYGIDPAVVQEIAEEIADVVATGVQVAVVVGGGNIFRGLKAAAGGMDRATGDYIGMIATVMNAMTLQDALERKSVPTRVQTAIAMQEVAEPYIRRRAIRHLEKGRVVIFGAGSGNPFFTTDTTAALRAAEIDANVIFKATKVDGIYDSDPVLNPNARRFQTLTYSHVLMHDLRVMDSTAIALCKENNIPIMVFDLSVRGNIHRAVMGEPVGTVVGGSCEVS, encoded by the coding sequence ATGGGGATAGTTTATCAGCGGATTTTGTTAAAGCTCAGCGGTGAAGCCTTGATGGGTGATCTTGGATATGGGATTGATCCGGCTGTTGTTCAAGAAATCGCTGAAGAGATCGCCGATGTGGTGGCTACAGGTGTCCAGGTGGCCGTTGTGGTGGGTGGCGGAAATATCTTTCGCGGACTCAAGGCGGCGGCTGGCGGGATGGATCGGGCAACGGGCGATTATATTGGTATGATCGCTACGGTGATGAATGCAATGACGTTGCAAGATGCTCTTGAACGTAAGTCTGTTCCCACAAGGGTACAAACGGCAATTGCAATGCAGGAAGTGGCAGAACCTTATATCCGCCGCCGAGCCATTCGCCATTTAGAAAAGGGTCGGGTGGTGATTTTTGGGGCCGGTTCTGGGAATCCTTTCTTTACTACAGATACCACAGCGGCGCTGCGAGCGGCTGAAATTGATGCTAATGTGATTTTTAAGGCGACCAAGGTGGACGGGATTTATGACTCTGATCCTGTACTCAACCCCAATGCTCGCCGGTTTCAAACTCTGACATATAGCCATGTTTTGATGCACGACTTGCGGGTGATGGATAGTACGGCCATTGCATTGTGTAAAGAAAATAACATTCCTATTATGGTATTTGATCTATCAGTGCGGGGGAATATCCACCGCGCTGTTATGGGTGAACCTGTTGGTACAGTTGTCGGAGGTAGTTGTGAAGTTAGCTGA
- a CDS encoding DUF58 domain-containing protein: MIPSQRGYLLLILGILIAPVLALVFNQQISLIATLIYDAVILLFIFLDSWQVRKHRAEITRQPLNRLSIGRENPVLLFVKSGIKAINLQIRDNYPPEFEVINPILKTSLPANNSTELTYNVKPSQRGEYEWGDIQVRQLGNWGLAWHQWKIPASFKVAVYPDLIGLRALTIRLTLLGAGTMTQARKFGTGTEFAELREYNSGDDLRLIDWKATARRLAAPSKMPLQIRVLEPEQEQTLMILLDRGRLMTAQVQGLKRFDWGLNAALSLAMAGLNRGDKVGVTVFDRNIAASIPPERGQSHFNKILERLTPLQPVLLEPDYVGAVTTFVKQQNRRSLVVLITDIVDSTASAELLAALVRLKPRYLPFCVTLRDPQVDHIAHNFTANIHESYGRAVALDLLAQRQVAFAKLKQKGVLVLDAPANLISDQLVERYLQLKAKNQL; encoded by the coding sequence ATGATTCCCTCCCAACGTGGTTATTTACTCCTCATTTTAGGCATACTAATTGCGCCGGTATTAGCTTTAGTTTTTAATCAGCAAATCAGCCTTATTGCCACATTAATTTACGATGCCGTTATTTTACTTTTCATCTTTTTAGATAGCTGGCAAGTGCGAAAACACCGCGCCGAAATAACCCGCCAACCTTTAAACCGGCTTTCTATAGGCAGAGAAAACCCAGTTTTATTATTTGTCAAATCTGGAATAAAAGCAATTAATTTACAAATTCGTGATAATTATCCCCCAGAATTTGAAGTGATTAACCCCATTCTCAAAACCTCTTTACCTGCCAACAATTCCACAGAATTAACATACAATGTTAAACCCTCTCAAAGAGGTGAGTATGAGTGGGGAGATATTCAAGTACGACAATTAGGAAACTGGGGTTTAGCATGGCATCAATGGAAAATTCCAGCAAGTTTTAAAGTAGCAGTTTACCCGGATTTAATCGGATTAAGAGCCTTAACAATTCGCTTAACATTGTTAGGAGCCGGTACGATGACACAAGCCCGGAAATTTGGCACCGGCACCGAATTTGCCGAATTACGAGAATATAATAGTGGCGATGATCTGCGTTTAATTGATTGGAAAGCAACAGCACGCCGACTTGCCGCACCTAGCAAAATGCCCCTGCAAATAAGAGTATTAGAACCCGAACAAGAACAAACATTAATGATCTTATTAGATCGGGGCCGGTTAATGACAGCCCAAGTACAAGGTTTAAAAAGATTTGATTGGGGATTAAATGCCGCCTTATCGCTGGCAATGGCAGGTTTAAATCGAGGAGATAAAGTTGGAGTAACGGTATTTGATCGTAATATCGCTGCCTCGATACCCCCAGAACGCGGACAATCCCACTTTAACAAAATTTTGGAACGTTTAACCCCCCTTCAGCCGGTGTTATTAGAGCCGGATTATGTGGGCGCTGTCACAACTTTTGTGAAACAACAAAATCGCCGGTCTTTGGTTGTCTTAATTACCGATATTGTAGACAGTACCGCCTCAGCAGAATTACTCGCCGCCTTGGTGCGTTTAAAGCCGCGTTATTTGCCGTTCTGCGTGACTTTGCGAGACCCCCAAGTAGATCACATTGCCCACAATTTTACGGCAAATATTCACGAAAGTTATGGCCGCGCCGTTGCCTTAGATTTGTTAGCACAGCGTCAGGTAGCCTTTGCAAAATTAAAGCAAAAAGGTGTCTTAGTTTTGGATGCACCGGCCAACTTAATCAGCGATCAATTAGTAGAAAGATATCTGCAACTCAAAGCAAAAAATCAATTGTAG
- a CDS encoding alpha/beta fold hydrolase gives MTSLTSASIKPLTWMWRGFPIRYQAAGETGPAVVLIHGFGASCGHWRKNIAVLAETCRVFALDLIGFGGSAKPAPNVEISYTFETWAQQIADFCREVVGGSAFLVGNSIGCVAVMQAAVDFPDLARGVALLNCSLRLLHERKRATLPWYRRFGAGVAQKMLAFKPVSQVFFNSIAKPATVRKILLKAYRRADAVTDELIELILEPARDQGAVEVFVAFTAYSQGPLPEDLLPILPCGAIILWGTDDPWEPISLGKEFVKYPQVEKFIPLEGVGHCPQDEAPELVNPILQQWILEKSGV, from the coding sequence ATGACTTCTTTAACTTCTGCGTCTATAAAGCCTTTAACCTGGATGTGGCGGGGGTTTCCGATTCGTTATCAGGCTGCCGGTGAAACGGGGCCGGCGGTGGTGCTGATACACGGTTTTGGGGCTTCTTGCGGTCATTGGCGCAAAAATATAGCGGTGTTGGCTGAGACTTGTCGAGTTTTTGCCCTTGATTTGATTGGGTTTGGCGGTTCGGCTAAACCGGCCCCCAATGTGGAAATTTCCTATACTTTTGAAACCTGGGCCCAGCAAATTGCCGATTTTTGCCGCGAGGTTGTCGGGGGTTCTGCTTTTCTGGTTGGTAATTCTATCGGTTGTGTGGCGGTTATGCAGGCGGCGGTCGATTTTCCTGATTTGGCGCGGGGGGTGGCGTTGCTGAATTGTTCTCTGCGTTTGCTGCACGAGCGTAAACGTGCTACTTTGCCTTGGTATCGCCGGTTTGGTGCTGGAGTAGCACAAAAAATGCTTGCTTTTAAGCCAGTCAGTCAAGTATTTTTTAATTCAATTGCAAAGCCGGCAACGGTGCGGAAAATTTTGTTGAAGGCATACCGACGTGCTGATGCTGTAACGGATGAATTGATCGAATTGATCCTCGAACCGGCACGCGATCAAGGCGCAGTCGAAGTATTTGTTGCCTTTACTGCCTACTCTCAAGGGCCGTTACCAGAAGATTTACTGCCGATCTTACCTTGCGGAGCGATTATTTTATGGGGAACTGATGATCCTTGGGAACCTATATCACTAGGAAAAGAATTTGTCAAGTATCCCCAGGTAGAAAAATTTATTCCCTTGGAGGGGGTGGGACATTGCCCGCAGGATGAGGCGCCGGAGTTGGTCAATCCTATTTTGCAGCAGTGGATTTTAGAAAAGTCTGGCGTCTAG
- the speB gene encoding agmatinase — protein MPVLTPVAEMQPFLGAEIEWNYQDARVVILPIPYEATTTYRRGCQNGPAELLNASDQLECYDEELDREICYEVGIYTHQAIADTRDNRPVSSSEMLEVTEKTTYQLIKDGKFVIALGGEHSITAGVVEAYRKAYADEPFTVIQVDAHGDLRHEYHDSIHNHACVMRRIVDMGLPTLQIGIRAICKEEADLIKAKNLAVFRAREIVAQPDWMEKALATIQTKKVFFTIDLDGLDPTLIPGVGTPEPGGLNWYSLTTFIRRVFEKHEVIGCDVMELAPLVDSVVSEFTAAKLVYKIIGYKATACGW, from the coding sequence ATGCCGGTGTTAACCCCTGTCGCTGAGATGCAGCCTTTCCTTGGTGCTGAAATTGAATGGAATTACCAAGATGCTCGCGTCGTGATCTTACCCATCCCCTACGAAGCCACCACAACCTACCGACGCGGCTGCCAAAACGGGCCGGCGGAACTGTTAAACGCTTCCGATCAACTTGAATGCTACGACGAAGAACTCGACCGCGAAATTTGCTACGAAGTTGGTATTTATACACACCAGGCGATAGCAGATACGCGAGATAACCGGCCGGTGAGTTCCTCAGAAATGCTAGAAGTCACCGAAAAAACAACTTACCAACTAATCAAAGATGGTAAATTTGTCATCGCTTTGGGAGGCGAACACAGCATTACTGCTGGAGTCGTAGAAGCCTATCGCAAAGCCTACGCCGATGAACCGTTTACCGTCATTCAAGTAGATGCACACGGCGATTTACGCCACGAATATCACGATTCAATTCACAATCATGCTTGTGTAATGCGGCGGATTGTTGATATGGGATTACCAACCCTGCAAATAGGCATTCGGGCAATTTGTAAAGAAGAAGCGGATTTGATCAAAGCCAAAAATTTAGCCGTATTTCGAGCACGAGAAATTGTCGCTCAACCCGACTGGATGGAAAAAGCCCTGGCAACTATCCAAACAAAAAAAGTGTTTTTTACCATCGATTTAGATGGTTTAGATCCGACATTAATTCCAGGTGTGGGCACTCCCGAACCAGGAGGATTAAACTGGTATTCGCTGACAACATTTATCCGGCGAGTTTTTGAGAAGCATGAAGTTATTGGGTGTGATGTAATGGAATTAGCCCCGCTGGTGGATTCGGTGGTATCAGAATTTACAGCCGCCAAACTCGTGTACAAAATTATTGGCTATAAAGCAACGGCTTGCGGCTGGTAA